The following are from one region of the Veillonella nakazawae genome:
- the trpS gene encoding tryptophan--tRNA ligase, with protein MAVIFSGIQPSGELTLGNYLGALRNFLEYQDTDECYYCIVNQHAITVPQDPKELFQNTRNLAALYLAVGLDPKKVTLFVQSEVPEHVKLGWVMQSISYVGELERMTQYKDKSQKQGDSIPTALLTYPPLMAADILLYGTNYVPVGEDQKQHLELTRNLAERFNRRFGETFVVPDIKVGEGGARVMSLQEPTKKMSKSDDNQNATIRLLDAPDLIVKKLKRAQTDSDNAVRYDKENKPGISNLMGIYRAITKDSYEAIEEMYAGKGYGVFKSDIADLLVATLEPIQQRYNELITSPELDVILDEGAAKAHAKASQMYRKVEQAMGLCRK; from the coding sequence ATGGCAGTTATATTTTCCGGCATCCAACCAAGTGGGGAATTAACACTTGGCAACTATTTGGGGGCTTTACGTAATTTCTTAGAGTATCAAGATACTGATGAATGTTATTATTGCATCGTTAACCAACATGCGATCACTGTACCGCAAGATCCAAAAGAGTTATTCCAAAATACTCGTAATTTGGCTGCGTTATACCTCGCTGTTGGCCTCGATCCTAAAAAGGTAACATTATTTGTGCAATCCGAAGTGCCTGAGCATGTTAAACTCGGTTGGGTTATGCAATCTATCAGCTATGTTGGCGAATTAGAGCGTATGACACAGTACAAAGATAAGTCTCAAAAGCAAGGTGACTCTATTCCTACTGCGTTGCTTACGTATCCACCATTGATGGCGGCAGATATTTTGTTATATGGTACTAACTATGTTCCAGTAGGTGAGGACCAAAAACAACATCTTGAGTTGACTCGTAATTTGGCAGAGCGTTTTAACCGTAGATTTGGCGAAACTTTCGTAGTACCTGATATCAAGGTAGGCGAAGGTGGTGCTCGCGTTATGAGCTTACAAGAGCCAACTAAGAAAATGAGTAAATCTGATGATAACCAAAATGCTACAATTCGTCTTTTGGATGCACCAGACTTGATCGTGAAAAAATTGAAACGCGCTCAAACTGACTCTGATAACGCGGTGCGTTATGATAAAGAAAACAAACCCGGCATTTCTAACTTGATGGGCATTTACCGTGCTATCACAAAAGACAGCTATGAAGCTATCGAAGAAATGTATGCTGGTAAAGGTTATGGCGTCTTCAAATCCGATATCGCAGACCTATTGGTAGCAACTCTTGAGCCAATTCAACAACGTTACAATGAGTTGATTACAAGCCCTGAACTCGATGTTATTCTCGATGAAGGTGCTGCTAAAGCTCATGCTAAAGCAAGTCAAATGTATCGTAAAGTAGAGCAAGCTATGGGCTTGTGCCGTAAATAA
- a CDS encoding YaaW family protein, giving the protein MDRNLEFMAQIPEEQLQVFVDTLIEKGGITETLSASEDYKEYGKNYSKYWHRIEKEYRDFGSNTITSIFSGPNTYREILEKVLKQCKVDFHSSDSVEVMEELLLESIIKDMWEKLSQSERIALLSDLKDDIDNIDFNSIGGITSSMLIQVFRAGGFASYKITLIIVNAIAKAILGRGLSLAVNAGITRGLSVLVGPIGIILTALWTIYDIAGPAYRVIIPCTILIAAYRKMDSSNY; this is encoded by the coding sequence ATGGATCGAAATCTTGAATTTATGGCCCAAATACCTGAGGAACAATTACAAGTATTTGTTGATACGCTAATTGAAAAGGGTGGAATTACAGAGACATTATCTGCATCAGAAGATTATAAGGAATATGGAAAAAACTATTCTAAATATTGGCATAGAATTGAAAAAGAATATCGAGATTTTGGTAGTAATACCATTACTAGTATTTTTTCTGGTCCAAATACTTATAGAGAAATCCTAGAAAAAGTATTGAAACAATGTAAGGTTGATTTCCATTCTTCTGATTCGGTAGAGGTTATGGAAGAATTACTATTAGAATCTATAATAAAGGACATGTGGGAAAAATTATCTCAATCTGAACGAATTGCACTATTATCGGATTTGAAGGATGATATTGATAATATTGATTTTAACTCAATTGGTGGGATAACATCATCTATGTTAATTCAAGTGTTTAGAGCCGGTGGATTTGCATCATATAAAATCACATTAATTATTGTTAATGCCATTGCTAAAGCAATTTTAGGACGGGGATTGAGTTTAGCTGTAAATGCGGGTATTACTAGAGGATTGTCGGTTTTAGTTGGTCCGATAGGAATTATTTTGACTGCGTTATGGACTATTTATGATATAGCGGGACCAGCGTATAGAGTTATTATTCCTTGTACCATTCTCATTGCAGCATATAGAAAAATGGATAGTAGTAACTATTAG
- a CDS encoding amino acid ABC transporter permease → MLDYLLQIIPTIADGLKVTVSLFCIVWILSIPGGILLALVRLSKFTVLDKIVEAFVYLMRGTPLMLQILFVYYALPIITDGAVQMDDATAAVLTFVLNYAAYLCEIFRGGIQSISRGQYEGAKVLGFTYAQTMRKIILPQMFKRVLPPLANETINLLKDTSLVYVLAMNDILRITKSIVQRDFDISAFLVAALFYLIFTFILTNIFNYLERRFAVYED, encoded by the coding sequence ATGTTAGATTATTTATTGCAGATTATCCCAACCATTGCTGATGGTTTGAAGGTAACCGTATCGCTATTCTGTATTGTATGGATCTTATCCATTCCTGGTGGTATTCTACTTGCTTTGGTACGTTTATCTAAATTTACAGTGCTCGACAAAATCGTTGAAGCTTTCGTATATTTGATGCGCGGCACACCACTAATGCTTCAAATTTTATTCGTCTATTATGCATTACCTATCATTACAGATGGTGCTGTCCAAATGGATGATGCTACAGCAGCGGTGCTTACATTCGTATTAAACTACGCAGCGTATTTATGTGAAATTTTCCGCGGTGGTATTCAATCCATCTCTCGTGGTCAGTACGAAGGGGCAAAGGTTCTTGGATTTACTTATGCCCAAACGATGCGTAAGATCATCTTGCCACAAATGTTTAAACGCGTATTGCCTCCACTTGCGAATGAGACAATTAACTTGTTGAAAGATACTTCTCTCGTATACGTATTGGCTATGAATGATATCTTGCGTATTACAAAATCTATCGTACAACGTGACTTTGACATCTCTGCCTTCTTGGTGGCAGCTTTGTTCTACTTGATCTTTACCTTTATTTTGACAAATATCTTCAACTACTTAGAAAGAAGATTTGCTGTATACGAAGATTAA
- a CDS encoding IS3 family transposase has translation MIKMLRQQGYQLKYLLKAMPMSKSTYYFELTKVDLVDKRNTELKDEIQKIFTEHKGRYGVRRVYQELLNRGFVVNHKRVQRLMHIMGLAGKRPKEKYHSYKGKVGKVAENIVNRDFSTTAPLQKWTTDVSQFNFSWGKCYLSPILDMNTNEIVAYDLALSPTLEQISRMLDKAFKKFTNLSGLILHSDQGWQYQHKYFRRTLKEHGIIQSMSRKGNCYDNSVMETFFGRLKTEIYYGFEREYSSFNAFAAAIEEYINYYNNKRIQAKTKWMPPVKYREASMCLG, from the coding sequence ATCATCAAAATGCTCCGCCAACAAGGCTATCAACTAAAGTATCTTTTGAAAGCTATGCCAATGTCCAAATCTACCTATTATTTTGAACTTACTAAAGTAGATCTTGTAGATAAAAGAAATACAGAGCTAAAAGATGAAATTCAAAAGATTTTTACAGAACATAAAGGTCGGTATGGTGTACGCCGTGTATATCAAGAGCTTCTTAATCGAGGCTTTGTAGTCAATCATAAACGAGTGCAAAGACTTATGCATATTATGGGGCTCGCAGGAAAGCGACCGAAAGAAAAGTACCACTCTTACAAAGGGAAAGTCGGTAAGGTAGCAGAAAATATCGTCAATAGAGATTTTAGTACAACTGCACCATTACAAAAATGGACTACTGATGTGTCTCAATTTAATTTCTCATGGGGAAAATGCTATTTGTCGCCTATTTTAGATATGAATACGAATGAGATTGTTGCTTATGACTTAGCATTAAGTCCTACCTTAGAACAAATTTCTCGTATGTTAGATAAGGCATTTAAGAAGTTTACTAATCTTTCAGGATTAATCCTCCATTCTGATCAAGGATGGCAATACCAACATAAGTACTTTAGGAGAACACTTAAAGAACATGGTATTATTCAATCTATGTCTCGAAAAGGAAATTGTTATGATAACTCTGTGATGGAAACCTTTTTTGGTAGATTGAAAACGGAAATATATTATGGTTTTGAGAGAGAATATTCATCTTTTAATGCTTTTGCAGCAGCGATAGAAGAATACATTAACTATTACAATAACAAAAGGATTCAAGCAAAAACAAAATGGATGCCCCCTGTGAAATACAGGGAAGCATCCATGTGTTTAGGCTAG
- the glmS gene encoding glutamine--fructose-6-phosphate transaminase (isomerizing), producing MCGIVGYIGFNQASDFLLDGMAKLEYRGYDSAGIAVIGPENVIKIQKKVGRLANLEAIVKADPNEGTVGIGHTRWATHGRPSDMNAHPHASEDGKFAVVHNGIIENYMPLKEELIEKGYHFKSETDTEVVAHLLEDMYDGDFVSTVRRMLARVDGAYALEIICADEPDKIICTKKENPLVIGLGKGENFVASDIPAIINYTRDTYILSDGELAIVTRDNVSVFDREGNAIDKEVFHVSWNAEAAEKGGYEHFMLKEIHDQPKAVRDTFGTHISEDGKTVHFEELNWTADDVTAFNKILIVACGTAYHAGLVTKQYIENLARIPVSVEIASEYRYSNPLTDDKTLCIVISQSGETSDTLAALKEAKRHGAKSLAITNVVGSSISREADNTVYTWAGPEISVASTKAYTTQLVAGLLFAVYLGQLNGKMDPALGGEILCGVKSLPTLIHEIFEVDEDMKAFAKHYGFKSDAFFLGRAIDYAVAMEGALKLKEISYIHAEAYAGGELKHGTLALIEEGVPVIALATQEDVYDKMISNIREVKAREAVVIGIGMKGDEELSKHVDHTIYVPRANKFIAPILAVVPLQLLAYYAAITRGADVDKPRNLAKSVTVE from the coding sequence ATGTGCGGTATCGTAGGATACATTGGCTTTAATCAAGCATCTGATTTCTTATTGGACGGTATGGCGAAATTAGAATACCGTGGTTATGACTCTGCAGGTATTGCTGTTATTGGCCCTGAAAATGTAATTAAAATTCAAAAAAAGGTTGGCCGCCTAGCTAATCTTGAGGCGATTGTAAAAGCAGATCCTAATGAAGGGACTGTAGGTATTGGTCATACGCGTTGGGCTACTCATGGTCGTCCATCCGATATGAACGCCCATCCTCATGCATCTGAAGATGGTAAATTTGCTGTTGTTCACAACGGTATCATTGAAAACTACATGCCTTTAAAAGAAGAGCTCATCGAAAAAGGGTACCATTTCAAATCTGAAACTGATACAGAAGTAGTAGCTCATTTATTAGAGGATATGTACGATGGCGATTTCGTAAGTACTGTACGCCGCATGCTCGCTCGTGTTGACGGTGCGTATGCTCTTGAAATCATTTGTGCTGATGAGCCAGACAAAATCATTTGTACTAAAAAAGAAAATCCATTGGTTATCGGTCTTGGCAAAGGGGAAAACTTCGTTGCCTCCGATATTCCAGCAATCATTAACTACACACGTGATACATACATCTTGAGCGATGGTGAATTAGCTATCGTAACTCGTGATAATGTATCCGTATTTGACCGTGAAGGTAATGCTATCGATAAAGAAGTATTCCACGTAAGCTGGAATGCAGAGGCTGCTGAAAAAGGTGGTTATGAACACTTCATGTTGAAAGAAATTCATGACCAACCTAAAGCAGTTCGCGATACATTTGGTACACACATCTCCGAAGATGGTAAAACTGTACACTTTGAGGAATTGAACTGGACAGCTGACGATGTAACAGCTTTCAACAAAATCCTCATTGTTGCATGTGGTACAGCATACCATGCAGGTCTTGTAACAAAACAATATATTGAAAACTTGGCGCGCATTCCAGTAAGTGTGGAAATTGCATCTGAGTATCGTTATAGCAATCCGTTGACTGATGATAAAACATTATGTATCGTTATCAGTCAATCTGGTGAAACATCCGATACATTGGCTGCTTTGAAAGAGGCTAAACGTCATGGCGCTAAATCCTTGGCAATTACAAACGTAGTAGGTTCCAGTATTTCCCGTGAAGCAGATAACACTGTGTACACATGGGCAGGTCCTGAAATCTCTGTAGCGTCTACAAAAGCGTATACTACTCAATTAGTAGCAGGCTTGTTGTTTGCTGTATATCTTGGCCAATTAAATGGTAAAATGGATCCGGCTTTAGGCGGAGAAATCCTTTGCGGTGTTAAAAGCTTGCCTACATTGATTCATGAAATCTTTGAAGTAGACGAAGATATGAAAGCCTTTGCAAAACATTATGGCTTCAAATCTGATGCGTTCTTCTTGGGCCGTGCTATCGACTACGCAGTAGCGATGGAAGGTGCTTTGAAATTGAAAGAAATTTCTTACATCCATGCTGAAGCATATGCTGGTGGCGAGTTAAAACATGGTACATTGGCGCTTATTGAAGAAGGCGTACCTGTTATCGCATTGGCTACACAAGAAGATGTGTACGATAAGATGATCAGCAACATCCGTGAAGTAAAAGCTCGTGAAGCTGTTGTAATCGGTATTGGTATGAAAGGTGACGAAGAATTATCTAAACACGTAGACCATACAATCTATGTGCCTCGTGCAAATAAATTCATCGCTCCAATCCTTGCGGTTGTACCATTGCAATTATTGGCGTACTACGCAGCGATTACACGCGGCGCAGATGTAGATAAACCACGTAACTTGGCTAAATCTGTAACCGTAGAATAA
- a CDS encoding amino acid ABC transporter substrate-binding protein, with product MNWKKMMAVGLAAVSMMVFVTGCGSDTKTANKELPKKIVIGLDDSFPPMGFKDDKGEIVGLDIDMAKEAAKRAGMDVEFKAIDWSSKEAELKSKKIDALWNGLTVSPEREKNILFSNTYMKDKQYIVVRNEDESIKSKADLAGKVVGVQQASTGESALQNDPSGKTVKETKSYADFVSAFMDLGIGRVDAVIADGVIARYLMTKEPGKYKIVEGTDYGVDNFAVGFRKDDTALRDKINGILAEMKKDGTADKIVEKWLGSSADLDKSDAK from the coding sequence ATGAATTGGAAAAAAATGATGGCCGTTGGCCTTGCAGCAGTATCTATGATGGTATTTGTAACGGGTTGTGGTAGTGATACTAAAACTGCTAATAAAGAATTACCTAAAAAAATCGTTATCGGCTTAGATGATAGCTTCCCTCCAATGGGCTTTAAAGATGATAAAGGCGAAATCGTAGGTCTTGATATCGATATGGCTAAAGAAGCAGCTAAACGCGCTGGCATGGATGTGGAATTCAAAGCTATCGACTGGTCTAGTAAAGAAGCTGAGTTGAAATCTAAAAAAATTGACGCTTTATGGAATGGCTTAACAGTTTCTCCTGAACGTGAGAAAAATATCTTGTTCTCCAACACGTATATGAAGGATAAACAATACATCGTTGTTCGTAATGAAGATGAATCCATTAAATCTAAAGCAGATCTTGCAGGTAAAGTAGTAGGTGTTCAACAAGCTAGTACTGGTGAATCTGCATTGCAAAACGATCCAAGCGGTAAAACTGTGAAAGAAACTAAATCTTATGCTGATTTTGTAAGTGCTTTCATGGATCTTGGTATTGGACGTGTTGATGCAGTTATCGCAGATGGTGTTATCGCTCGTTACCTCATGACAAAAGAACCTGGTAAATACAAAATCGTAGAAGGTACTGATTACGGTGTTGATAACTTCGCTGTTGGCTTCCGTAAAGATGACACTGCATTGCGTGATAAAATCAATGGTATCTTAGCTGAAATGAAAAAAGATGGTACTGCTGATAAAATCGTTGAAAAATGGTTGGGCTCTAGCGCAGACCTAGATAAGAGCGATGCTAAATAG